Proteins from a genomic interval of Tenacibaculum sp. SZ-18:
- the lpdA gene encoding dihydrolipoyl dehydrogenase yields the protein MKYDIIVIGSGPGGYIAAVRASQLGKKVAIIEKYSTLGGTCLNVGCIPSKALLDSSHHYYDAVHHFEEHGISVENPTFDFGKMIDRKAKVVETTTGGIKYLMDKNNIDVYEGLGSFEDATHVKVTKTDGSSEVIEGTDIIIATGSKPSTLPFISIDKERIITSTEALKLKEVPKHLIVIGGGVIGLELGSVYKRLGADVSVVEYAPTITPTMDKDVSKELTKVLKKQGVKFNVSHGVTAVERNGDEVIVKATNKKGEEITFTGDYCLVAVGRRPYIEGLALDKAGVKVTERGQIDVNDHLQTNVSNIYAIGDVVRGAMLAHKAEEEGVVVAEYLAGEKPHIDYNLIPGIIYTWPEVAAVGKTEDELKAANVEYKSGKFSMRALGRSRASGDIDGFVKVLADKNTDEVLGVHMVGARVADLIMEMAVAMEFRASAEDIARICHGHPTYSEAVKEAAKAAWDGKPLNA from the coding sequence ATGAAATACGATATTATCGTTATAGGTTCTGGCCCAGGAGGATATATTGCTGCGGTAAGAGCGTCTCAACTAGGTAAGAAAGTTGCCATCATAGAAAAATATTCAACATTAGGAGGTACCTGTTTGAATGTTGGATGTATTCCATCTAAGGCTTTATTAGATTCTTCTCATCATTATTATGATGCTGTTCACCATTTTGAAGAGCATGGAATTTCAGTTGAAAATCCAACTTTTGATTTTGGAAAAATGATTGATCGTAAAGCTAAAGTTGTAGAAACTACAACTGGTGGTATCAAATATTTAATGGATAAAAATAACATTGATGTTTACGAAGGATTAGGTTCTTTTGAAGACGCTACTCATGTTAAGGTAACAAAAACTGATGGAAGTTCAGAAGTAATTGAAGGAACTGATATTATCATCGCTACAGGTTCTAAACCTTCAACATTACCTTTTATCTCAATTGATAAAGAAAGAATTATTACTTCTACTGAAGCTTTAAAACTAAAAGAAGTTCCAAAGCACTTGATTGTAATTGGTGGAGGAGTTATTGGCTTAGAATTAGGATCAGTATACAAACGTTTAGGTGCTGATGTTTCTGTTGTAGAATATGCACCAACAATTACACCTACAATGGACAAAGATGTTTCTAAGGAATTAACTAAAGTTTTAAAGAAACAAGGTGTAAAGTTCAATGTAAGCCACGGTGTTACTGCTGTTGAAAGAAATGGAGATGAAGTAATTGTAAAAGCAACAAATAAAAAAGGTGAAGAAATAACTTTTACTGGTGATTATTGCTTAGTTGCTGTTGGACGTCGACCATATATTGAAGGTTTAGCATTAGATAAAGCTGGTGTTAAAGTTACTGAAAGAGGACAAATAGATGTAAATGATCATTTACAAACTAACGTTTCTAACATTTATGCAATTGGAGATGTTGTACGTGGTGCAATGTTAGCACATAAAGCTGAAGAAGAAGGAGTTGTTGTTGCTGAATATTTAGCTGGAGAAAAGCCACATATTGATTACAACTTAATTCCTGGAATTATTTACACTTGGCCAGAAGTTGCTGCTGTTGGAAAAACAGAAGATGAATTAAAAGCTGCTAACGTTGAATACAAATCAGGTAAATTTTCAATGCGGGCTTTAGGAAGATCTAGAGCTAGTGGTGATATTGATGGCTTTGTAAAAGTTTTAGCTGATAAAAATACTGATGAAGTTTTAGGAGTTCACATGGTAGGTGCTCGTGTAGCTGATTTAATCATGGAAATGGCTGTTGCTATGGAATTCAGAGCGTCTGCAGAAGATATTGCTCGTATCTGTCATGGTCACCCAACATACTCTGAAGCAGTTAAAGAAGCTGCTAAAGCTGCTTGGGATGGGAAACCACTAAACGCATAA
- a CDS encoding peptidylprolyl isomerase encodes MAILSKIRERSWLLILIVGLALFSFVLDPSTLSDFFNSTKMNEVGEVNGETISRQEFAEALDNYKAQTGNRVSEMQAAKTVWNNLLRQKIYESQLEEAGITVGEADILNALYDTEFIKNDPRFLTTNVFDKAKFKEFLATISAEQGEEWKNWRNYMASVKANLQKTTYDKLVAAGLGASLTEGENEYYTDNTKINANLVFLSYTSVPDSTITVTRSEIKNYIDQHPSEYEVEASRDIRYVKFNINATPEDEAEIKASVAKLIEDSTNKQGTVVQGLKSATNYKYFLEETNSDLTLNESAQFKGQVPQVIAEDLFNGNIGDVFGPYKDQGYYKLSKITEVLNVPDSVKSSHILVPFVGGMRADASVTKTEEQAKKTADSIYALVKNNSAKFKAIADEINTDGTKGKGGDIGWTTYNVGFSQSFDEDFAKFIFNNNKGDIQVVKTKFGYHVIKIDDQKKEQKALKLATFGRKIEASEVTENNIFQDAETFALELSKGTSIDEAAKQKDIITLPAVGLKALDENVPGLGNEREIITWAFGKDVQIGSYKRFDVTGGYVVATLTNVTEKGLMPVNKAISKVRPILVNEKKAKILAGKLNGATLEEMASANKQTVRAVTSVNLKSPTLTGIGFEPKVVGAMLNAQENKVYDPIEGDRGVYAFVVTGKEAPTALPNYDTYRKRLANQRKNQSFNMFEAIKKASDIEDGVSSFYGIDQ; translated from the coding sequence ATGGCAATTTTATCGAAAATTAGAGAACGCTCTTGGTTATTAATTCTTATCGTAGGTTTAGCATTATTTTCTTTTGTATTAGATCCATCAACGTTATCAGATTTTTTTAATTCTACAAAGATGAACGAGGTAGGTGAGGTGAATGGTGAAACGATCTCTCGTCAGGAATTTGCAGAAGCATTAGACAATTATAAAGCTCAAACAGGAAACCGTGTTAGTGAAATGCAAGCGGCAAAAACAGTTTGGAATAATTTATTACGTCAAAAAATTTATGAAAGCCAATTAGAAGAGGCAGGGATTACTGTTGGAGAGGCTGATATCTTAAATGCATTATACGATACAGAATTTATTAAAAATGATCCAAGGTTTTTAACAACAAATGTTTTCGATAAAGCAAAGTTCAAAGAGTTTTTAGCAACGATTAGTGCTGAGCAAGGAGAAGAATGGAAAAACTGGAGAAATTATATGGCTTCAGTAAAAGCAAATCTTCAAAAAACTACTTATGATAAATTAGTAGCTGCTGGTTTAGGAGCTTCTTTAACAGAAGGTGAAAATGAATATTACACAGATAATACAAAAATTAATGCGAATTTAGTTTTTTTATCTTATACTTCAGTTCCAGATAGTACAATTACAGTTACAAGGTCAGAAATTAAAAATTATATTGATCAGCATCCATCAGAGTATGAAGTTGAGGCTTCGAGAGATATTAGGTACGTAAAGTTTAATATTAATGCTACTCCAGAAGATGAGGCTGAGATCAAAGCAAGTGTTGCTAAATTAATCGAGGATTCTACGAACAAACAAGGAACTGTTGTTCAAGGATTAAAATCTGCTACTAATTACAAATACTTTTTGGAGGAAACAAATTCTGATTTAACTTTAAATGAGTCGGCCCAGTTTAAAGGACAAGTTCCACAAGTAATTGCTGAAGATTTATTTAATGGGAATATTGGAGATGTTTTCGGTCCTTATAAGGATCAAGGATATTATAAGTTATCAAAAATTACAGAAGTTTTAAATGTGCCAGATTCTGTTAAGTCTAGTCATATTTTAGTTCCTTTTGTAGGAGGAATGAGAGCAGATGCTTCGGTAACTAAAACCGAAGAACAAGCTAAGAAAACAGCAGATAGTATTTATGCTTTAGTAAAGAATAATTCGGCTAAGTTCAAAGCTATTGCAGATGAAATTAATACAGATGGTACAAAAGGTAAAGGTGGAGATATTGGTTGGACAACTTATAATGTTGGATTCTCTCAAAGTTTTGATGAAGATTTCGCAAAGTTTATTTTCAATAATAATAAAGGAGATATACAAGTTGTAAAAACTAAGTTTGGATATCATGTCATTAAAATTGATGATCAAAAGAAAGAGCAAAAAGCTTTAAAATTAGCAACATTTGGTCGTAAGATTGAGGCATCTGAAGTAACTGAAAATAATATTTTTCAAGATGCTGAGACTTTTGCTTTAGAACTTTCTAAAGGAACGAGTATCGATGAAGCAGCTAAGCAAAAGGATATAATTACTCTACCAGCAGTAGGTTTAAAGGCTTTGGATGAGAATGTGCCTGGTTTAGGAAATGAAAGAGAAATTATTACTTGGGCGTTCGGAAAAGATGTACAGATTGGGTCTTATAAGCGTTTTGATGTAACTGGAGGTTATGTTGTAGCAACTTTAACTAATGTTACAGAAAAAGGGTTAATGCCAGTGAATAAGGCAATATCTAAGGTTCGTCCTATTTTAGTGAATGAAAAGAAGGCAAAGATATTGGCAGGTAAATTAAACGGAGCTACTTTAGAAGAAATGGCATCTGCGAATAAGCAAACTGTAAGAGCTGTAACATCTGTTAATTTAAAATCACCAACTTTAACAGGAATTGGTTTTGAACCAAAAGTTGTAGGAGCGATGTTAAATGCTCAAGAGAATAAAGTTTACGATCCGATCGAAGGTGATAGAGGAGTTTATGCATTCGTAGTTACAGGAAAAGAGGCACCAACGGCTTTACCAAACTACGATACATACCGTAAGAGACTAGCAAACCAAAGAAAAAATCAATCTTTCAATATGTTTGAGGCAATTAAGAAAGCTTCTGATATCGAAGATGGAGTAAGTTCTTTTTATGGTATTGATCAATAA
- a CDS encoding hemolysin family protein → MSYEIVIILISILFSAFFSGMEIAFISSNRLYLELEKKKGDYISKILTKITEKSSRFITTMLVGNNISLVVYSYFMGELLMNWFQSFLPTDYTIIHYLLIDLQLLTQTLISTILILVTAEFLPKALFRIYANEAVKIFAVPAYIFFVLFYFLSSFISTISDFFLRVFFKTKGDEVQTEFSKEELGNYITEQLETNKEDEEVDSEIQIFQNALVFHKVKAREIMVPRIEIAAVDLHETVTNLRKAFIESGFSKIIVYKNSLDDIIGYVNSYELFKRPRTIKSILLPVEIVPESMIINDVLNVLMKKRKSIALVVDEYGGTSGIITVEDIVEELFGEIEDEHDNLELLEEKVNDNEFNFSARLEVDYLNEEYGLNIPKEDAYETLGGFIINHTESIPEQDEEIQVDNFKIKIIKVGSTKIDSIHLEVLPQEA, encoded by the coding sequence ATGAGTTACGAAATTGTAATTATACTTATTTCTATTCTTTTTTCTGCTTTCTTTTCGGGGATGGAAATTGCTTTCATTTCGTCAAACAGGTTATATTTAGAACTAGAAAAGAAAAAAGGGGATTATATTTCTAAAATCCTAACAAAAATAACAGAGAAATCTTCCAGGTTTATTACAACTATGTTGGTTGGTAATAATATTTCATTAGTAGTATACAGTTACTTTATGGGAGAGTTGTTAATGAATTGGTTTCAAAGTTTTTTACCTACTGATTATACCATAATTCATTATTTATTAATTGATTTACAATTATTAACTCAAACTTTAATATCGACTATATTAATTCTAGTTACTGCTGAATTTCTACCGAAGGCTTTATTTAGAATTTACGCCAATGAAGCTGTGAAAATTTTTGCTGTTCCGGCGTACATATTTTTTGTGTTGTTTTATTTTCTCTCAAGCTTTATTTCAACTATTTCAGATTTTTTCCTTAGAGTATTTTTCAAGACTAAAGGGGATGAAGTACAAACTGAATTTAGTAAGGAAGAATTAGGGAACTATATAACAGAACAACTGGAAACTAATAAGGAAGATGAGGAGGTTGATTCGGAAATTCAAATCTTTCAAAATGCCTTGGTTTTTCATAAAGTAAAAGCTAGAGAAATCATGGTTCCAAGGATAGAAATTGCAGCTGTAGATTTACACGAAACAGTTACGAATCTTAGAAAAGCCTTTATAGAAAGTGGTTTTTCAAAAATTATTGTATATAAAAATTCGTTAGATGATATCATAGGTTATGTGAATTCTTATGAGTTATTCAAGAGACCGCGAACAATAAAATCCATTTTATTGCCTGTTGAAATTGTTCCAGAATCTATGATAATCAATGATGTTTTGAATGTTCTGATGAAAAAAAGGAAAAGTATTGCTTTAGTTGTTGATGAATATGGCGGGACGTCAGGAATAATTACAGTAGAAGATATTGTTGAGGAATTATTTGGAGAGATCGAAGATGAGCATGATAATTTAGAATTACTAGAGGAAAAAGTAAACGACAATGAATTCAATTTTTCCGCGCGTTTAGAAGTTGATTATCTGAATGAAGAATACGGCTTAAATATTCCAAAAGAAGACGCTTATGAAACTTTAGGTGGTTTCATAATCAATCATACTGAAAGTATTCCAGAACAGGATGAAGAGATTCAAGTTGATAACTTTAAAATAAAAATTATCAAAGTTGGATCAACGAAAATCGACTCAATTCACTTAGAAGTTCTTCCGCAAGAAGCCTAA
- a CDS encoding carboxypeptidase-like regulatory domain-containing protein, producing MKKGLLIIFILLGTNIFAQQIIKGKITSTQNAPLEGASVYFNNTTIGTLTDSNGEFELRINKGTYTIVVSYLGYKTYQKQINTEETKTLSIQLSEDNEMLNEVEIVKTIYDDDWKYNLIRFKKAFLGRSKLADECKILNEKDLHFDYDRKTNTLTAISRKPLRIKHSGLGYLITYDLVDFTLDSHQVYFSGYAQYKNLRKSVRKKWKENRLTAYNGSQMHFLRSLLTKQLKEDGFVINQFRRVRNEERPTEEDIQFARELIQLQGKKVNFTKSITEPKTKLDNALVTLKKARELPKFRDYLYKRNVPYEEMISFENNVPFLDFKDYLIIVYTKEREDENFIKGVFRKSRSQPLKVQTSHLVLLKGKSQIDPTGILLDPSSFYQEEYWGFEAFATMLPLDYQPTTK from the coding sequence ATGAAAAAGGGACTTTTAATTATATTCATTCTTCTTGGAACCAATATTTTCGCTCAACAAATAATTAAAGGAAAAATAACTTCCACTCAAAATGCACCTTTAGAAGGAGCTTCTGTTTATTTTAACAATACAACTATCGGAACATTGACTGACTCAAATGGTGAATTCGAACTAAGAATTAATAAAGGGACTTATACCATAGTAGTTTCTTATTTAGGTTACAAAACTTATCAAAAACAAATAAATACTGAAGAAACGAAAACATTGTCAATTCAACTTTCAGAAGACAATGAAATGCTGAATGAAGTAGAAATTGTAAAAACAATCTACGACGATGACTGGAAATACAATTTAATTAGATTTAAAAAAGCCTTTTTGGGTCGTTCAAAATTAGCCGATGAATGTAAAATTTTAAATGAGAAAGATTTACACTTCGATTATGACAGAAAAACAAATACTTTAACAGCCATTTCAAGAAAACCTTTGCGGATAAAACACTCTGGTTTAGGGTATTTAATAACATATGATTTAGTTGATTTTACCTTAGACAGCCATCAAGTTTATTTTAGCGGATATGCTCAATACAAAAATCTTCGAAAATCGGTTCGTAAAAAATGGAAGGAAAATAGACTAACTGCATATAATGGTTCACAAATGCATTTTCTACGAAGTTTATTAACCAAACAACTCAAAGAAGATGGATTTGTAATTAATCAATTCAGAAGAGTTCGTAATGAAGAAAGACCAACTGAAGAAGACATACAATTCGCGAGAGAATTAATTCAACTTCAAGGAAAAAAAGTAAATTTCACAAAATCTATTACAGAACCAAAAACCAAATTAGATAACGCCTTAGTTACGTTAAAGAAAGCTAGAGAACTTCCAAAATTCCGTGATTACTTGTATAAGAGAAATGTTCCGTACGAAGAAATGATTTCATTTGAAAACAACGTTCCTTTTCTCGATTTTAAAGACTATTTAATTATAGTTTATACAAAAGAACGTGAAGATGAAAACTTTATCAAAGGAGTATTTAGAAAGAGTAGATCGCAACCATTGAAAGTACAAACTTCTCATCTTGTACTGTTAAAAGGAAAATCACAAATAGACCCAACTGGAATTCTATTAGACCCTTCCTCTTTTTATCAAGAAGAATATTGGGGTTTTGAAGCTTTCGCAACTATGTTACCACTAGATTATCAGCCAACTACAAAATAA
- the lptC gene encoding LPS export ABC transporter periplasmic protein LptC produces the protein MSISIKHILKNIAFIYLIAMFFSCTNDVKKVRDFLKDKNLPIGVAKNTYHVYKDSGKVTSKLITPLLRDFSNRNEHPYNEFPEGIKIITFENEGQDSTTITGNYALSYAKTQVSEIKGNVVVFNHTDSIKLETNQLFWDQREKYFFTEDGFRLTTPSSTIDGFGFESKQDLSKWILKDITGEVETKQGDL, from the coding sequence ATGAGCATATCGATTAAACATATTTTAAAGAACATTGCTTTCATTTATTTGATAGCAATGTTTTTTTCTTGTACTAATGATGTGAAAAAGGTACGAGATTTTCTTAAAGATAAAAATTTACCGATTGGAGTTGCGAAGAATACGTATCATGTTTACAAAGATTCTGGTAAAGTAACATCTAAATTGATTACTCCACTGTTAAGAGATTTTTCGAATCGAAATGAACATCCTTACAACGAGTTTCCTGAGGGAATTAAAATCATTACCTTTGAGAATGAAGGACAAGACTCAACAACTATTACAGGAAATTATGCCTTATCTTACGCAAAAACCCAGGTTTCTGAAATAAAAGGAAACGTAGTAGTTTTCAATCATACTGATAGTATTAAGTTGGAAACGAATCAACTGTTCTGGGATCAGCGTGAAAAGTATTTTTTTACGGAAGATGGGTTTAGATTAACAACTCCGAGTAGTACTATCGATGGATTTGGTTTTGAATCAAAACAAGATTTATCGAAGTGGATTTTAAAAGATATAACTGGGGAAGTAGAAACAAAACAAGGAGATTTATAA
- a CDS encoding glycosyltransferase, producing the protein MLQLIHSFRDRNYEVIFASPAQKGDKGINLVKLGVKEVQIELNSPSFNDFIKELQPQIVMFDRFMMEEQFGWRVTENCPNALRILDTEDLHFLRKVRHQQLKKGVAFSTEELLRSVDTKREIASILRCDLSLIISSFELKLLKEIFNTDELLLMHLPFMLDGISEKVTSNWLSFSEREHFVFIGNFFHKPNIDAVLELQKLWPKIRKQLPKAEVHIYGAYVNQQIQQLHKPEQGFIVKGFAESANEVVSKAKVVLAPIRFGAGIKGKLTEAMYCGTPSVTTAIGAEGMHEDLPWNGFIAKLEDDFVDKAVTLYTDKNTWETAQQNGITIINSIYDKQILESNFMDKIDELILNLEKHRTKNFLGSLLQHQTLQSTKYMSKWIEEKNKKETD; encoded by the coding sequence ATGTTACAGCTCATTCATTCTTTTAGAGATAGAAATTATGAAGTAATATTTGCAAGTCCTGCTCAAAAGGGAGACAAAGGAATCAATTTAGTAAAGTTAGGAGTTAAAGAAGTTCAAATTGAATTAAATTCTCCTAGCTTTAATGATTTTATAAAGGAACTTCAGCCGCAAATTGTGATGTTCGATCGCTTTATGATGGAAGAACAATTTGGTTGGAGAGTTACGGAAAACTGTCCAAATGCTCTACGAATATTAGATACTGAAGATCTTCATTTTTTAAGGAAAGTCAGGCATCAGCAATTAAAAAAAGGTGTTGCATTTTCAACAGAGGAATTATTAAGATCAGTTGATACCAAAAGAGAAATTGCTTCAATTTTGCGATGTGATTTAAGTTTGATTATTTCTTCTTTCGAATTAAAATTATTGAAAGAAATATTTAATACAGACGAGTTATTATTAATGCATTTGCCATTTATGTTAGATGGTATTTCAGAGAAAGTTACATCAAATTGGTTGTCATTTTCAGAAAGAGAGCATTTTGTTTTTATTGGTAATTTTTTTCACAAACCTAATATTGATGCAGTTTTAGAGTTACAGAAATTATGGCCAAAAATTAGAAAACAATTGCCAAAAGCGGAAGTTCATATTTATGGAGCTTATGTGAATCAACAAATTCAACAATTACATAAACCAGAGCAAGGTTTTATAGTAAAAGGATTTGCAGAGAGCGCCAATGAGGTTGTTTCAAAAGCTAAAGTGGTTTTAGCACCAATACGATTTGGAGCTGGTATAAAAGGTAAATTAACCGAAGCAATGTACTGTGGTACTCCAAGTGTAACGACAGCTATTGGAGCAGAAGGAATGCATGAAGATTTACCATGGAATGGGTTTATTGCCAAATTAGAGGATGATTTTGTTGATAAAGCGGTAACTCTTTATACTGATAAAAATACTTGGGAAACTGCTCAACAAAACGGAATAACTATAATTAATTCAATTTATGATAAGCAGATTTTAGAATCTAATTTTATGGATAAAATTGATGAGTTAATTTTAAATTTAGAAAAACATAGAACGAAAAACTTCTTAGGATCTTTATTACAACACCAAACACTACAGTCCACAAAATATATGAGTAAGTGGATTGAAGAGAAAAATAAAAAAGAGACCGATTAA
- a CDS encoding MBL fold metallo-hydrolase gives MELPDNTKSILEKVTHCIITHNHPDHLDIAAEKYLKSTNIPVTCSLLDEKTFRKKGLNVVNKLEYWNKTSFLNGTIEGIPARHGYGFVAKPAGNVMGFFIQLPNQPSVYISSDTIYTVDVDKVLREYKPDISVVAAGSAQFDIFKPLLMTVDDIVKFVENAPNKVIANHMEAVNHCPTTREKLRSILQEKNILHKTYIPEDGELIHF, from the coding sequence GTGGAACTTCCAGATAACACAAAATCTATTCTGGAAAAGGTTACTCATTGTATAATTACTCACAATCATCCTGATCATTTGGATATTGCTGCTGAAAAGTATTTAAAATCGACAAACATACCAGTAACTTGTAGTTTATTGGATGAAAAAACATTTCGTAAAAAAGGTTTAAATGTTGTAAACAAATTAGAATACTGGAATAAAACTTCATTTTTAAATGGTACAATCGAAGGAATTCCTGCAAGGCACGGTTATGGATTTGTTGCAAAACCCGCTGGCAATGTAATGGGATTTTTCATTCAACTTCCTAATCAACCTTCAGTGTATATAAGTTCCGATACAATTTATACCGTAGACGTAGATAAAGTTTTAAGAGAATATAAACCAGACATAAGTGTGGTAGCTGCCGGCTCTGCTCAATTCGATATTTTTAAACCATTATTAATGACTGTAGATGATATTGTAAAGTTCGTTGAAAATGCTCCAAATAAAGTGATTGCAAATCATATGGAAGCTGTAAATCATTGTCCTACTACAAGAGAAAAATTGCGTTCAATACTTCAAGAGAAAAACATACTTCACAAAACCTATATTCCGGAGGACGGAGAATTAATACATTTTTAA
- a CDS encoding carboxypeptidase-like regulatory domain-containing protein, giving the protein MKSFIITLVFLVTHSLIAQKTIKGKITDHNNSVLEGASVFLNNTTIGTISDENGEFELKAPSDNYTLVVYFLGFKTVEKLILSEEKEYLTIQLEENNELLDEVELDISPKNNFKDFKRFKQAFIGNTDLAKGCIILNPDVLQYYLNSRTGKLTVRAKKPIQILNKKLGYKVYYDLVKLTIDHRSTSFHGYARYEKLKGKKRQEKRWIKNRLKAYNGSLLHFFRSLYMANVQEEGFVINQFKRQKIILKKGEKVKEVPLKDNLNYDDLVFRTNGKTYLNFNFWLEVIYTKEKEELNYRKFGKRLNQQESIIQMLEKPIEIFPSGKLANPLGTFTEQYWAYEKIADLLPTDYQPIK; this is encoded by the coding sequence ATGAAATCATTTATTATCACTTTAGTTTTTCTCGTTACACATTCTTTGATTGCCCAGAAAACGATCAAAGGAAAAATTACAGATCACAATAATTCAGTTTTAGAAGGTGCTTCAGTTTTTTTAAACAATACCACAATTGGTACAATATCCGATGAAAATGGAGAATTTGAATTAAAAGCTCCTTCTGATAATTATACTTTGGTCGTTTATTTTCTAGGATTTAAAACAGTTGAAAAATTAATTCTTTCAGAAGAAAAAGAGTATTTGACAATTCAATTAGAAGAAAATAATGAACTATTAGATGAAGTAGAATTAGATATTAGTCCGAAAAACAATTTCAAAGATTTTAAAAGATTCAAACAAGCTTTTATTGGAAACACAGATTTAGCCAAAGGCTGTATAATTTTAAATCCAGATGTTTTACAATACTACTTAAATTCAAGAACAGGAAAACTAACTGTTCGAGCGAAAAAACCAATTCAAATTCTAAATAAAAAATTAGGATATAAAGTTTATTACGATTTAGTTAAACTTACCATTGATCATAGATCGACTTCTTTTCACGGTTATGCCAGATATGAGAAATTAAAAGGTAAAAAAAGGCAAGAAAAACGTTGGATAAAAAACAGACTGAAAGCCTACAACGGATCTTTATTACATTTCTTTAGAAGTTTATACATGGCAAATGTACAAGAGGAAGGATTTGTAATTAATCAATTTAAAAGGCAAAAAATTATTTTAAAAAAAGGAGAAAAAGTTAAAGAAGTTCCGTTAAAAGATAATTTGAATTATGATGATTTAGTGTTCAGAACGAATGGTAAAACATATTTAAATTTTAATTTTTGGCTTGAAGTAATTTATACGAAAGAGAAAGAAGAATTGAATTATAGAAAATTTGGAAAAAGGTTAAACCAACAAGAGTCTATTATTCAAATGCTAGAAAAACCTATTGAAATCTTCCCTTCTGGAAAACTCGCTAATCCTTTAGGAACTTTTACTGAACAATATTGGGCGTATGAGAAAATTGCCGATTTATTACCTACCGATTATCAACCGATAAAATAA
- a CDS encoding heme-binding domain-containing protein — MKLLKKIGWIALVLLLVIQFIPTEKNNGELSSLDTFVSETKPTDEVQKILKNACYDCHSDQTIYPWYHSVAPLKFWINHHVEEGKEHLNFSNWADYSLKRKEHKMEEFWEEVEEKHMPLDSYTWTHSDAKLSNEQIAKVVNWAKTVQTNYEAQIQK; from the coding sequence ATGAAATTATTGAAGAAAATTGGATGGATAGCTTTAGTTTTATTACTGGTTATTCAGTTCATCCCAACGGAAAAAAATAATGGAGAATTAAGTTCTCTAGATACTTTTGTGAGTGAAACAAAACCTACGGATGAAGTTCAAAAAATATTAAAGAATGCCTGTTACGATTGTCATAGTGATCAAACAATCTATCCTTGGTATCATTCTGTAGCTCCTTTAAAGTTTTGGATTAATCATCATGTAGAAGAAGGAAAAGAGCATTTGAATTTTTCAAACTGGGCAGATTATTCTTTAAAAAGAAAAGAGCATAAAATGGAAGAGTTCTGGGAAGAGGTAGAAGAGAAACATATGCCATTAGATTCTTACACATGGACACACTCTGATGCTAAATTATCTAATGAACAGATTGCGAAAGTTGTTAATTGGGCAAAAACTGTTCAAACGAATTATGAAGCTCAAATTCAAAAATAA
- a CDS encoding cyclase family protein, giving the protein MKIIDLSKPIRYNKNDPWFMKVKIKHKSHKKAKWLIRFLGLPFKLFPKNFDGWADDIIQKMGVHSTTHIDAPWHYSPTTNGEKSKTIDEIPLDICYADGIVIDMKHKVDFDPITVNDIEKFLSENNLEIRSGMIVLIKTGRDKFNGTKDFHKVGTGMSAAATSWLIDKGIKVMGIDSWGWDLPLPHMLQKAKETNNSELFWEAHLVGQDKEYWHMEQLVNLDALPYSGFKVAVFPLKIVGASAAPARVVAMMN; this is encoded by the coding sequence ATGAAAATCATCGATTTATCTAAACCAATTCGTTATAACAAAAACGATCCTTGGTTTATGAAAGTGAAAATTAAGCACAAATCTCATAAAAAAGCGAAGTGGTTAATTCGTTTTTTAGGACTTCCTTTTAAACTTTTCCCAAAGAACTTTGATGGATGGGCGGATGATATAATTCAAAAAATGGGAGTTCACTCCACTACACATATCGATGCGCCTTGGCATTATTCTCCTACAACAAATGGTGAAAAATCAAAAACAATTGATGAAATTCCGTTAGATATTTGTTACGCAGACGGGATTGTTATCGACATGAAACACAAAGTTGATTTTGATCCTATCACGGTTAACGATATTGAAAAGTTTCTTTCAGAAAACAATTTAGAGATTAGATCAGGAATGATTGTATTGATTAAAACTGGTCGTGATAAATTTAACGGCACAAAAGATTTCCATAAAGTTGGCACTGGAATGAGTGCCGCAGCTACTTCTTGGTTAATTGATAAAGGAATAAAAGTGATGGGAATTGATTCTTGGGGCTGGGATTTACCACTTCCTCACATGTTACAAAAAGCTAAAGAAACGAATAACTCAGAGTTATTTTGGGAAGCTCATTTAGTGGGACAAGACAAGGAATATTGGCATATGGAACAATTAGTAAATTTAGATGCATTACCTTATTCTGGATTTAAGGTTGCTGTATTTCCTTTGAAAATTGTTGGTGCTTCGGCTGCTCCGGCAAGAGTTGTAGCAATGATGAATTAA